The Enterobacter kobei genome has a segment encoding these proteins:
- a CDS encoding TetR/AcrR family transcriptional regulator: protein MSRPPNDPHRREKILQATLDTIAEHGIHAVTHRKIAACAGVPLGSMTYYFDGMEPLLEEAFTWFTQQMSQQYRNFFAGVTGPEMACESITTLIHSSQVTTPHNMALMYQLYAFMHRSAALKTVMQDWMKMSQTTLEQWFDPVTTRALDAFIEGMTLHYVTDRAPLTRDEIRAMVGRIAGEGNT from the coding sequence ATGAGCAGACCACCGAACGATCCGCATCGCCGGGAGAAGATCCTGCAGGCAACACTCGATACCATTGCCGAGCACGGTATTCACGCCGTCACGCACCGTAAAATCGCCGCCTGCGCGGGCGTGCCGCTGGGGTCGATGACCTACTATTTCGACGGTATGGAGCCACTGCTGGAGGAAGCGTTCACATGGTTTACGCAGCAGATGTCGCAGCAGTATCGGAATTTCTTTGCGGGCGTCACCGGGCCTGAAATGGCGTGCGAGTCCATCACCACCCTGATCCACAGTTCGCAGGTGACGACGCCGCACAACATGGCGCTGATGTACCAGCTTTACGCCTTTATGCACCGCAGCGCGGCGCTCAAAACGGTGATGCAGGACTGGATGAAGATGAGCCAGACTACGCTGGAGCAGTGGTTCGATCCGGTTACCACCCGCGCGCTGGATGCGTTTATCGAAGGGATGACGTTGCACTATGTGACCGACCGGGCGCCGTTAACCCGGGACGAGATTCGGGCGATGGTTGGGAGGATTGCGGGGGAGGGAAACACTTAG
- a CDS encoding aspartate:alanine antiporter — translation MNINVADLLNGNYILLLFVVLALGLCLGKLRLGSVQLGNSIGVLVVSLLLGQQHFSINTDALNLGFMLFIFCVGVEAGPNFFSIFFRDGKNYLMLALVMVGSALLIALGLGKLFGWDIGLTAGMLAGSMTSTPVLVGAGDTLRHSGMAGAQLSTALDHLSLGYALTYLIGLVSLIVGARYLPKLQHQDLQTSAQQIARERGLDTDSKRKVYLPVIRAYRVGPELVAWADGKNLRELGIYRQTGCYIERIRRNGILANPDGDAVLQMGDDIALVGYPDAHARLDPSFRNGKEVFDRDLLDMRIVTEEIVVKNHNAVGRRLAQLKLTDHGCFLNRVIRSQIEMPIDDNVVLNKGDVLQVSGDARRVKTVADRIGFISIHSQVTDLLAFCAFFIVGLMIGMITFQFSNFSFGIGNAAGLLFAGIMLGFLRANHPTFGYIPQGALNMVKEFGLMVFMAGVGLSAGSGIGHSLGAVGWQMLVSGLIVSLVPVVICFLFGAYVLRMNRALLFGAMMGARTCAPAMEIISDTARSNIPALGYAGTYAIANVLLTLAGTLIIIIWPGLG, via the coding sequence GTGAATATAAACGTCGCAGACTTGTTAAATGGGAATTACATCCTGTTATTATTTGTGGTACTGGCGCTGGGTCTTTGCCTGGGTAAATTGCGCCTGGGATCGGTTCAACTTGGTAATTCCATTGGCGTTTTAGTCGTCTCCTTATTATTAGGCCAGCAGCACTTCAGCATTAACACGGATGCGCTCAACTTAGGTTTTATGTTGTTTATTTTTTGTGTTGGCGTGGAAGCAGGACCGAACTTTTTTTCGATTTTCTTCCGCGACGGCAAAAATTATCTGATGCTGGCGCTGGTGATGGTCGGCAGCGCACTGCTGATCGCCTTAGGACTGGGTAAGCTGTTTGGCTGGGATATCGGGTTAACGGCCGGTATGCTGGCAGGCTCCATGACCTCTACGCCAGTGCTGGTGGGTGCAGGCGATACCCTGCGCCATTCGGGCATGGCTGGCGCACAGCTTTCGACCGCGCTCGACCACCTGAGCCTGGGCTATGCCCTGACCTATCTGATTGGTCTGGTGAGCCTGATTGTCGGCGCGCGCTATCTGCCAAAACTGCAGCATCAGGATCTGCAGACCAGTGCCCAGCAAATCGCCCGTGAGCGCGGGCTGGATACCGACAGCAAACGTAAAGTCTACCTCCCGGTGATCCGCGCCTACCGCGTCGGACCTGAGCTGGTGGCATGGGCAGACGGGAAAAATCTTCGCGAGCTGGGGATTTACCGCCAGACCGGGTGCTACATCGAACGTATCCGCCGTAACGGCATTCTGGCGAACCCGGACGGTGACGCGGTGCTGCAGATGGGCGACGACATCGCGCTGGTGGGTTACCCGGACGCGCATGCCCGTCTCGACCCAAGCTTCCGAAACGGCAAAGAAGTGTTCGACCGCGATCTGCTCGACATGCGCATCGTCACCGAAGAGATCGTGGTGAAAAACCATAACGCCGTTGGCCGTCGTCTGGCGCAGCTCAAGCTGACCGACCACGGCTGCTTCCTTAACCGCGTCATCCGCAGCCAGATTGAGATGCCCATCGACGACAACGTCGTGCTCAACAAAGGCGACGTTTTGCAGGTCAGCGGCGACGCGCGACGCGTAAAAACCGTTGCCGACCGCATCGGCTTTATCTCCATTCACAGCCAGGTCACTGACCTGCTGGCTTTCTGCGCCTTCTTTATTGTGGGCCTGATGATCGGGATGATCACCTTCCAGTTCAGCAACTTCAGTTTCGGAATCGGTAACGCCGCCGGTCTGCTGTTTGCCGGGATCATGCTGGGCTTCCTGCGAGCGAACCATCCGACGTTCGGTTACATTCCGCAGGGCGCATTGAACATGGTGAAAGAGTTCGGTCTGATGGTGTTTATGGCGGGTGTCGGCTTAAGCGCCGGCAGCGGCATTGGACACAGCCTGGGTGCTGTCGGCTGGCAGATGCTGGTTTCCGGCCTTATCGTCAGCCTGGTGCCGGTGGTGATCTGCTTCCTGTTTGGTGCCTACGTGCTGCGCATGAACCGCGCCCTGCTCTTCGGAGCAATGATGGGGGCGCGTACCTGTGCGCCGGCCATGGAAATTATCAGCGACACCGCGCGCAGCAACATCCCGGCGCTGGGCTATGCAGGCACCTACGCTATCGCCAACGTACTGCTGACGCTGGCAGGTACGCTGATCATCATCATCTGGCCAGGACTCGGATAA
- a CDS encoding inner membrane protein YbjM, with protein MKRNWAGVISCFLLFTVVCMSLAFNVKGAFRASGHPELGLLFFTLPGAAASFLSRKGEVVKPLLGAILAAPLCLLLMRLLYVSTRSFWQELAWLLSAIFWCALGALCYLFVRSLIQHRRHHK; from the coding sequence ATGAAACGAAACTGGGCGGGGGTGATCAGCTGCTTTTTGCTGTTCACGGTCGTATGCATGTCGCTCGCATTTAATGTGAAGGGCGCATTCAGGGCGTCCGGGCATCCGGAGCTGGGGTTGCTCTTCTTCACGCTACCGGGAGCCGCCGCCAGTTTTCTCTCCCGTAAAGGGGAAGTGGTGAAACCGTTACTGGGGGCGATACTTGCAGCGCCATTATGTCTGCTGCTAATGCGCCTGCTGTATGTTTCAACGCGGAGTTTCTGGCAGGAGCTGGCGTGGTTGCTAAGTGCCATATTCTGGTGCGCCCTTGGCGCGCTCTGCTACCTATTTGTGCGCAGCCTGATTCAGCACCGACGGCACCACAAATAA
- a CDS encoding GrxA family glutaredoxin, which yields MFAVIFGRPGCPYCVRAKELAEKLTAERDDFNFRYVDIHVEGITKADLEKTVGKPVETVPQIFLDQKHIGGCTDFEAYAKEHLGLFAEQ from the coding sequence ATGTTTGCAGTAATTTTTGGTCGTCCAGGGTGCCCTTACTGTGTGCGCGCAAAAGAGCTGGCAGAGAAACTGACCGCAGAACGCGATGACTTCAATTTCCGCTATGTGGACATCCACGTGGAAGGCATCACCAAAGCCGATCTGGAAAAAACAGTCGGTAAGCCGGTTGAAACCGTCCCACAGATCTTCCTCGATCAGAAACACATCGGCGGTTGCACCGACTTTGAAGCCTACGCCAAAGAACATCTTGGCCTGTTTGCCGAGCAGTAA
- the nfsA gene encoding nitroreductase NfsA translates to MTPTIDLLLSHRSIRHFTDEPITEAQRTAIINSARATSSSSFLQCSSIIRITDPAMREQLVTLTGGQKHVAQAAEFWVFCADFNRHLQICPEAQLGLAEQLLLGVVDTALMAQNAFTAAESLGLGGVYIGGLRNNIESVTELLKLPKHVLPLFGLCLGWPADNPDLKPRIPAAMLVHENHYQPVDRDVLNHYDEELANYYLTRDSNNRRDTWSDHIRRTIIKENRPFILDYLHKQGWATR, encoded by the coding sequence ATGACACCCACGATTGACCTGCTCCTTTCCCACCGTTCCATTCGCCACTTCACCGATGAGCCGATCACCGAGGCGCAGCGTACCGCCATTATTAACAGCGCAAGGGCGACCTCCAGCTCCAGTTTCCTGCAGTGCAGCTCCATTATTCGCATTACCGACCCGGCGATGCGTGAACAGCTGGTGACGCTGACCGGCGGGCAGAAGCATGTGGCCCAGGCCGCCGAGTTCTGGGTATTTTGTGCCGACTTTAACCGCCATCTGCAGATTTGCCCTGAAGCGCAACTGGGGCTGGCCGAACAGCTGCTGCTGGGCGTCGTGGATACCGCGCTGATGGCGCAAAACGCCTTTACGGCGGCGGAATCGTTGGGACTAGGCGGGGTCTATATCGGCGGGTTGCGTAACAACATTGAAAGCGTCACCGAACTGCTGAAGCTGCCAAAACATGTACTGCCGCTGTTTGGCCTCTGCCTCGGCTGGCCGGCGGATAATCCGGATCTGAAACCGCGTATTCCTGCGGCAATGCTGGTGCACGAGAACCACTACCAGCCGGTCGATCGTGATGTCCTGAATCACTATGATGAAGAGCTGGCGAATTACTATCTGACGCGTGACAGCAATAACCGCCGCGATACCTGGAGCGACCACATTCGCCGCACCATCATTAAAGAAAATCGCCCGTTTATTCTCGATTATCTGCATAAACAGGGCTGGGCGACGCGATAG
- the rimK gene encoding 30S ribosomal protein S6--L-glutamate ligase, whose translation MKIAILSRDGTLYSCKRLREAAAKRGHQVEILDPMSCYMNIDPAASSIHYKGRKLPHFDAVIPRIGSQITYYGTAALRQFEMLGSYPLNESVAISRARDKLRSLQLLARQGIDLPVTGIAHSPDDTSDLIDMVGGAPLVIKLVEGTQGIGVVLAETRQAAESVVDAFRGLNAHILVQEYIEEAKGRDIRCFVVGNEVVAAIERQAKEGDFRSNLHRGGIARVADISDRERDIAVKAAQTLGLDVAGVDLLRATRGPLVMEVNASPGLEGVEKTTGVDIAGKMITWIERHATPGYCLKTGG comes from the coding sequence GTGAAAATTGCCATATTGTCCCGGGATGGAACGCTCTATTCATGTAAACGCCTGCGAGAAGCGGCGGCAAAACGCGGACATCAGGTTGAGATCCTTGACCCGATGTCCTGCTATATGAACATCGACCCCGCCGCTTCATCTATACACTACAAAGGCCGCAAGCTGCCGCATTTTGATGCGGTGATCCCGCGTATCGGCTCCCAGATCACCTATTACGGCACCGCCGCGCTGCGCCAGTTTGAGATGCTGGGCAGCTATCCGCTCAATGAATCCGTGGCCATTTCCCGCGCCCGCGACAAGTTGCGCTCGCTGCAGCTGCTCGCCCGTCAGGGGATCGATCTCCCCGTTACCGGAATAGCCCATTCGCCGGACGACACCAGCGATCTGATCGACATGGTGGGCGGCGCGCCTTTAGTGATCAAGCTGGTAGAAGGCACGCAGGGTATCGGCGTGGTGCTGGCGGAGACGCGGCAGGCTGCAGAAAGTGTGGTCGACGCCTTTCGGGGACTGAATGCGCACATTCTGGTGCAGGAGTATATCGAAGAGGCGAAAGGGCGTGATATTCGCTGTTTCGTGGTCGGAAATGAAGTGGTGGCGGCCATTGAGCGTCAGGCCAAAGAGGGCGATTTCCGCTCTAATCTTCACCGCGGCGGCATAGCGAGAGTCGCTGATATTAGCGATCGCGAGCGGGACATTGCCGTAAAAGCCGCGCAAACGTTGGGGCTGGACGTGGCGGGCGTTGACCTCCTGCGGGCGACGCGCGGGCCGCTGGTCATGGAGGTGAATGCCTCACCGGGGCTGGAAGGCGTGGAAAAAACCACGGGGGTCGATATTGCAGGTAAAATGATCACATGGATCGAGCGTCATGCCACGCCGGGCTACTGTCTGAAAACGGGCGGTTAA
- a CDS encoding YbjN domain-containing protein: MDLQVVPTLDTLRQWLDDAGITFFECDSCQALHLPHMQNFDGIFDAKIDLINDVILFSALAEVKPSALLALASDLSAINASSLTVKAFLDIQDDNLPKLVVCQSLFSGAGLSFKQFAWFMRLSEEQISMVMMEANAHHLLYSAEDDAENNDASPNFLH; this comes from the coding sequence ATGGATTTACAGGTCGTACCAACACTGGATACGTTACGTCAATGGCTCGATGATGCCGGTATTACGTTCTTTGAATGTGATTCCTGCCAGGCGCTGCATCTGCCTCATATGCAAAATTTCGACGGTATTTTTGATGCCAAAATCGATCTGATTAACGACGTGATCCTTTTCTCCGCGCTGGCCGAAGTGAAGCCGTCTGCGCTACTGGCGCTGGCCTCCGACCTGTCGGCCATCAATGCCAGTTCTTTGACGGTGAAAGCATTTCTCGATATACAGGATGATAATCTGCCAAAACTGGTCGTTTGCCAGTCTTTATTCTCCGGGGCAGGGCTCTCCTTTAAGCAGTTCGCCTGGTTTATGCGCTTGAGTGAAGAGCAAATTTCCATGGTCATGATGGAAGCCAATGCACACCATCTGCTGTATAGCGCGGAAGATGATGCAGAGAATAATGATGCATCTCCCAATTTTCTTCACTAA
- the potF gene encoding spermidine/putrescine ABC transporter substrate-binding protein PotF, which translates to MIALNKKWLSGLVAGALMAVSAGTLAAEQKTLHVYNWSDYIAPDTVANFEKETGIKVVYDVFDSNEVLEGKLMAGSTGFDLVVPSASFLERQLTAGVFQPLDKSKLPNWKNLDPEVLKLVAKHDPDNKYAMPYLWATTGIGYNVDKVKAALGPDVKLDSWDVVLKPENLEKLKSCGVSFLDAPEEIFATVLNYLGKDPNSNKADDYTGPATDLLLKLRPNIRYFHSSQYINDLANGDICVAIGWAGDVWQAANRAKEAKNGVNVSYFIPKEGALAFFDVFAMPADAKNKDEAYQFLNYLMRPDVIAHISDHVYYANGNKASVPLVSEAIRSNPAIYPPADVFAKLFTLKVQDPKIDRVRTRAWTKVKSGK; encoded by the coding sequence ATGATCGCCTTGAATAAAAAATGGTTATCGGGTCTGGTTGCGGGTGCTCTGATGGCCGTCTCTGCCGGCACGCTCGCTGCGGAACAAAAAACGCTGCACGTTTATAACTGGTCTGACTATATTGCGCCGGATACCGTGGCCAATTTTGAGAAAGAGACCGGCATTAAAGTGGTCTACGACGTTTTCGATTCCAACGAAGTGCTGGAAGGAAAACTGATGGCAGGCAGCACCGGGTTTGACCTGGTCGTGCCTTCCGCGAGCTTCCTGGAGCGTCAGCTGACCGCGGGTGTCTTCCAGCCACTGGACAAGAGCAAATTACCGAACTGGAAAAACCTCGATCCAGAAGTCCTGAAGCTGGTGGCTAAGCATGACCCGGATAACAAATACGCCATGCCTTACCTGTGGGCGACCACCGGTATCGGCTACAACGTGGATAAAGTCAAAGCGGCGCTGGGCCCGGACGTCAAGCTGGACAGCTGGGACGTGGTGCTGAAGCCGGAAAACCTTGAGAAGCTGAAAAGCTGCGGCGTCTCTTTCCTGGACGCGCCAGAAGAGATTTTTGCCACCGTGCTGAACTACCTGGGCAAAGATCCGAACAGCAACAAGGCGGATGACTACACCGGTCCGGCGACCGATCTGCTGCTGAAGCTGCGTCCAAACATTCGCTATTTCCACTCTTCCCAGTACATCAATGACCTGGCGAACGGTGACATCTGCGTTGCGATTGGCTGGGCCGGGGATGTGTGGCAGGCGGCGAACCGCGCGAAAGAGGCGAAAAACGGCGTGAATGTGTCCTACTTCATCCCGAAAGAGGGGGCGCTGGCCTTCTTCGACGTCTTCGCGATGCCAGCTGATGCGAAAAACAAAGACGAAGCGTATCAGTTCCTTAACTACCTGATGCGTCCGGACGTGATCGCCCACATCAGCGACCACGTTTATTACGCCAACGGTAACAAGGCTTCCGTGCCGCTGGTGAGTGAAGCGATCCGCAGTAATCCGGCAATTTATCCGCCAGCGGACGTGTTCGCCAAGCTCTTCACCCTGAAAGTACAGGATCCAAAAATTGACCGCGTACGTACCCGTGCGTGGACCAAGGTGAAAAGCGGTAAGTAA
- the potG gene encoding putrescine ABC transporter ATP-binding subunit PotG, with translation MNDAIPRPQAKVRKALTPLLEIRNLTKSFDGQHAVDDVSLTIYKGEIFALLGASGCGKSTLLRMLAGFEQPTAGQIMLDGVDLSSVPPYQRPINMMFQSYALFPHMTVEQNIAFGLKQDKLPKAEITARVAEMLSLVHMQEFAKRKPHQLSGGQRQRVALARSLAKRPKLLLLDEPMGALDKKLRDRMQLEVVDILERVGVTCVMVTHDQEEAMTMAGRIAIMNRGKFVQIGEPEEIYEHPTTRYSAEFIGSVNVFEGLLKERQEDGLVIESPGLQHPLKVDPDSAVVDNVPVYVALRPEKIMLCDDPPADGYNFAVGEVVHIAYLGDLSIYHVRLKSGQMLSAQLQNEHRYRKGQPTWGDEVRLCWDADSCVVLTV, from the coding sequence GTGAATGACGCGATCCCCCGCCCGCAGGCGAAAGTCCGTAAAGCGCTGACCCCGCTTCTTGAAATTCGTAACCTCACCAAATCTTTCGATGGCCAGCATGCCGTGGACGACGTCAGCCTGACTATCTATAAAGGTGAAATATTCGCGCTACTGGGCGCATCGGGCTGTGGCAAATCAACCCTGCTGCGTATGTTAGCCGGTTTTGAACAACCCACGGCCGGGCAAATCATGCTTGATGGCGTGGATCTCTCCAGCGTGCCGCCGTACCAGCGCCCGATTAACATGATGTTCCAGTCCTACGCACTGTTCCCGCACATGACGGTGGAGCAGAACATCGCCTTTGGCCTGAAGCAGGATAAATTGCCAAAAGCCGAAATCACCGCGCGCGTGGCCGAGATGCTGAGTCTGGTCCACATGCAGGAGTTCGCGAAGCGTAAACCGCACCAGCTTTCAGGCGGCCAGCGCCAGCGCGTGGCGCTCGCCAGAAGCCTGGCAAAACGCCCGAAACTGCTGCTGCTCGACGAGCCGATGGGGGCCCTGGATAAAAAACTGCGTGACCGTATGCAGCTGGAAGTGGTGGATATTCTTGAGCGCGTCGGCGTGACCTGCGTAATGGTGACCCACGACCAGGAAGAAGCCATGACCATGGCCGGACGTATTGCGATCATGAACCGCGGGAAGTTTGTGCAAATTGGCGAGCCGGAGGAGATTTATGAGCATCCGACCACCCGCTACAGCGCCGAGTTCATCGGTTCGGTCAACGTCTTCGAAGGGCTACTGAAAGAGCGTCAGGAGGATGGCCTGGTCATTGAATCGCCGGGTCTGCAGCATCCGCTCAAGGTCGATCCTGACAGCGCCGTGGTGGACAACGTGCCGGTCTACGTCGCGCTGCGTCCGGAGAAGATCATGCTCTGTGACGATCCGCCAGCCGATGGCTATAACTTCGCCGTGGGTGAAGTGGTGCACATTGCTTACCTGGGCGATTTGTCTATCTATCACGTGCGTCTGAAAAGCGGTCAGATGCTGAGCGCCCAGCTGCAAAACGAACATCGCTACCGCAAAGGTCAGCCGACCTGGGGCGACGAAGTGCGCCTGTGCTGGGATGCTGACAGTTGTGTCGTGCTGACGGTATAA
- the potH gene encoding putrescine ABC transporter permease PotH, producing MSTLEPPARAASWLTRLKMKHGRKLVIAMPYVWLILLFLLPFLIVFKISLAEMARAIPPYTDLWEWADGQLTLTLNLGNYLQLTEDPLYIEAYLQSLQVAAISTLCCLVMGYPLAWAVAHSKPSTRNILLLLVILPSWTSFLIRVYAWMGILKNNGVLNNVLMWLGVIDQPLTILHTNLAVYIGIVYAYLPFMVLPIYTALTRIDYSLVEASLDLGARPLKTFFSVIVPLTKGGIIAGSMLVFIPAVGEFVIPELLGGPDSIMIGRVLWQEFFNNRDWPVASAVAIIMLLLLIVPIMWFHKHQQKQMGDHG from the coding sequence ATGAGTACACTTGAACCTCCAGCCCGCGCAGCCAGCTGGCTGACGCGCCTTAAGATGAAGCACGGCCGCAAGCTGGTGATTGCCATGCCTTACGTGTGGCTGATCCTGCTGTTCCTGCTGCCATTCCTGATCGTTTTCAAGATCAGCCTGGCGGAGATGGCGCGGGCGATCCCGCCGTATACCGACCTGTGGGAGTGGGCAGACGGGCAGCTGACGCTGACCTTAAACCTCGGTAACTACCTGCAGCTCACCGAGGACCCGCTCTATATTGAAGCCTATCTGCAGTCGCTGCAGGTGGCGGCGATCTCGACGCTCTGCTGTCTGGTGATGGGCTACCCGCTGGCGTGGGCCGTGGCGCACAGTAAACCCTCGACGCGTAATATCCTCCTGCTGCTGGTGATTTTGCCGTCGTGGACCTCATTCCTGATCCGCGTTTACGCCTGGATGGGGATCCTGAAAAACAACGGCGTGCTGAATAACGTCCTGATGTGGCTTGGGGTTATCGATCAGCCGCTGACGATCCTGCACACCAACCTCGCGGTTTATATTGGCATTGTGTATGCCTATCTGCCGTTTATGGTTCTGCCGATCTATACGGCGCTGACGCGGATAGATTACTCGCTGGTGGAAGCCTCGCTTGACCTCGGTGCGCGTCCGCTGAAAACCTTCTTCAGCGTCATTGTCCCGTTGACCAAAGGCGGGATTATCGCCGGGTCGATGCTGGTCTTTATTCCGGCGGTAGGGGAGTTTGTGATCCCGGAGCTGCTCGGCGGGCCGGACAGCATCATGATTGGCCGCGTGCTGTGGCAGGAGTTCTTCAATAACCGCGACTGGCCGGTGGCGTCTGCGGTGGCGATTATCATGCTGCTGCTGTTGATCGTGCCGATCATGTGGTTCCACAAACATCAGCAGAAACAGATGGGAGACCACGGATGA
- the potI gene encoding putrescine ABC transporter permease PotI, producing MNNLPVVRSPWRIAILAIGFTFLYAPMLMLVIYSFNSSKLVTVWAGWSTRWYSELFHDDAMMSAVGLSLTIAALAATMASVLGTIAALVMVRFGRFRGSNGFAFMITAPLVMPDVITGLALLLLFVALAHAIGWPADRGMLTIWLAHVTFCTAYVAVVISSRLRELDRSIEEAAMDLGATPLKVFFIITLPMIMPAVISGWLLAFTLSLDDLVIASFVSGPGATTLPMLVFSSVRMGVNPEINALASIILGVVGIVGFIAWYLMARAEKQRVRDIQRARRG from the coding sequence ATGAATAACTTACCGGTAGTGCGCTCTCCGTGGCGAATTGCGATCCTGGCGATCGGCTTTACCTTCCTGTATGCGCCGATGCTGATGCTGGTGATCTACTCGTTCAACAGTTCCAAACTGGTGACGGTCTGGGCGGGCTGGTCGACGCGCTGGTACAGTGAGCTGTTCCACGACGATGCAATGATGAGCGCGGTAGGGCTGAGCCTGACCATCGCCGCACTGGCGGCAACGATGGCCTCTGTTCTGGGCACCATCGCCGCGCTGGTGATGGTGCGTTTCGGCCGTTTTCGCGGTTCGAACGGCTTCGCCTTTATGATCACCGCGCCGTTGGTCATGCCGGACGTGATTACCGGCCTTGCGCTGCTGCTGCTGTTCGTGGCGCTGGCGCATGCCATTGGCTGGCCGGCGGATCGCGGCATGCTCACCATCTGGCTGGCGCACGTCACGTTCTGTACCGCCTATGTCGCCGTGGTGATCTCCTCGCGTCTGCGCGAGCTGGATCGCTCGATAGAAGAGGCGGCGATGGATCTCGGCGCGACCCCGCTGAAGGTCTTTTTCATCATTACCCTGCCGATGATCATGCCGGCGGTGATCTCCGGCTGGCTGCTGGCATTTACCCTGTCGCTCGACGATCTGGTGATCGCCAGCTTTGTCTCCGGCCCGGGGGCGACAACGCTGCCGATGCTGGTCTTCTCCAGCGTGCGCATGGGGGTTAACCCGGAGATCAACGCCCTGGCCTCTATCATCCTCGGCGTGGTCGGAATTGTCGGATTTATTGCCTGGTATTTGATGGCGCGCGCGGAAAAACAGCGCGTGCGTGATATCCAGCGTGCAAGACGCGGCTGA
- a CDS encoding YbjO family protein: MCRVSRGTVFQGSKTLGLLKKSRLTHARPNVPALVQVAALAIIMIRCLDVLMILNTLGVRGIGEFIHRSVQTWNLTLVFLSSLVLVFIEIYCAFSLVKGRNWARWVYLLTQVTAASYLWAASLGYGYPELFSIAGGSKREILLALFLQKLPDMLVLFFLFVPASSRRFFLLQ, encoded by the coding sequence ATGTGCCGCGTATCACGCGGCACTGTTTTTCAGGGAAGTAAAACATTGGGATTATTAAAAAAATCACGGCTTACGCACGCTCGTCCTAACGTTCCTGCGCTGGTACAGGTGGCGGCGCTCGCCATTATTATGATCCGCTGCCTGGACGTGCTGATGATTCTGAATACCCTGGGCGTGCGCGGTATCGGTGAATTCATTCACCGCAGCGTGCAGACGTGGAATCTGACGCTGGTTTTTCTGAGCAGCCTGGTGCTGGTGTTCATTGAGATCTACTGTGCGTTTTCGCTGGTCAAAGGGCGCAACTGGGCGCGCTGGGTCTATCTGCTGACGCAGGTGACCGCCGCCAGCTACCTGTGGGCCGCCTCGCTGGGGTATGGCTATCCCGAACTGTTCAGCATTGCGGGCGGATCAAAACGCGAGATTTTGCTCGCGCTGTTTTTGCAAAAACTGCCGGATATGCTGGTGCTGTTCTTCCTGTTCGTGCCTGCGTCCAGTCGACGGTTCTTCCTGTTGCAATAA